In Sphingobacterium thalpophilum, a genomic segment contains:
- a CDS encoding TIGR03364 family FAD-dependent oxidoreductase gives MKTNTYDLIIVGGGILGTFHAYHALQMGLSVLQLEKDNFPVGSTVRNFGQVVPSGMAGEWFDYGVRGLEIYQSIQKEMDISVRNNGSIYIASDSDEVQVLHELSKHYEGKGYDHELCSKEQVLLKYPVMNADYVKEAIFFPQELSVEPESMIRQLHIYMQNKFVDYTLKYDTTIVACEDKNDAVVVTSSTLENFEGKKLLICNGYEFKILYRSLFDNSGLEISKLQMMRTKPLAHIHLPGNILTGLTIRRYESFEEYCPSFQTIPMPYHYQELRNYGIHILFKQATDGSIIIGDSHEYAAGNRLDELGFSVSSYINELMIAEANRIMPMERTWISSSWAGYYSQHKDHILEIDVSPRIHVRTGIGGKGMTASAGYAEQSIGKLF, from the coding sequence ATGAAAACAAATACATATGATTTAATTATTGTTGGGGGGGGGATTTTAGGGACCTTTCATGCCTATCATGCGTTACAAATGGGATTAAGCGTGCTCCAACTCGAAAAAGATAATTTCCCCGTGGGATCTACTGTTCGTAATTTCGGACAGGTAGTGCCATCGGGGATGGCAGGCGAATGGTTTGATTATGGTGTGCGAGGACTTGAAATATATCAGTCTATTCAGAAAGAGATGGATATATCTGTTAGAAATAACGGCAGCATCTATATTGCTTCGGATAGTGATGAAGTTCAGGTGCTTCACGAGCTATCTAAGCACTATGAGGGAAAAGGATATGATCATGAACTTTGTTCAAAGGAACAGGTTTTATTGAAATATCCCGTAATGAATGCTGATTATGTTAAAGAAGCTATCTTTTTTCCGCAGGAACTCAGTGTAGAACCCGAGTCAATGATTAGACAACTGCATATTTATATGCAAAATAAGTTTGTGGACTATACGTTGAAATACGATACGACAATTGTGGCCTGCGAGGATAAAAATGATGCTGTTGTTGTCACAAGCAGCACGCTAGAAAACTTTGAAGGGAAGAAATTGCTTATCTGCAATGGATACGAGTTTAAAATTTTATATCGTTCCTTGTTTGATAATAGCGGGCTTGAAATTAGCAAGTTGCAAATGATGCGTACAAAGCCTTTGGCTCATATACATCTTCCGGGGAATATCTTAACTGGGTTGACCATTCGTCGATACGAGAGTTTTGAAGAATATTGTCCATCGTTTCAGACAATTCCAATGCCTTATCACTATCAGGAGCTGCGCAATTATGGAATTCATATCCTATTTAAACAGGCCACGGATGGTAGTATTATTATCGGTGATTCGCATGAATATGCAGCGGGCAACAGACTGGATGAACTGGGCTTCTCAGTAAGCTCCTATATCAATGAATTAATGATTGCGGAAGCCAACCGTATCATGCCAATGGAGCGTACCTGGATTTCATCTTCTTGGGCAGGTTATTATTCGCAGCACAAAGATCATATTCTTGAAATCGACGTTAGCCCAAGAATACATGTCAGAACCGGCATTGGAGGGAAGGGAATGACAGCAAGTGCTGGCTATGCCGAACAGAGTATTGGAAAACTTTTTTAA
- a CDS encoding response regulator transcription factor, with translation MLILIAEDDELILRTVEHKLVKEGHEVVLTRNGREAIEKINELDLDLVVTDIMMPFASGIEILSAIKSIGKKIPVIVLSSMGQEEVVVDAFDLGASDFMVKPFSPNELILRIKRLINK, from the coding sequence ATGTTGATTTTAATAGCGGAAGACGACGAATTGATACTACGTACTGTTGAACACAAATTAGTGAAAGAAGGACACGAAGTGGTGCTGACCAGAAATGGCCGTGAAGCCATCGAGAAAATTAATGAGCTGGATTTGGATTTAGTTGTAACGGATATTATGATGCCTTTTGCTTCTGGTATTGAAATTCTTTCGGCAATAAAGAGTATTGGAAAGAAAATCCCGGTCATCGTATTATCAAGTATGGGGCAAGAGGAGGTCGTGGTCGATGCATTTGATCTAGGCGCATCTGATTTTATGGTTAAGCCATTTAGTCCAAACGAACTGATTCTTAGGATAAAACGCCTAATAAATAAATAA
- a CDS encoding sulfatase-like hydrolase/transferase, with the protein MLEFSHIVYEIIVWLFLLYSAAVFIIYTWIGLYAYGAVFRYKHNNTFTDYSIIATNPNAPTFSLIAPAYNEGMTIVENVRSLLSLYYHNLEIIIVNDGSKDDSILKLIASYELEPTSFFVQGNIETKDIRGIYKSKNPAFKKLTVVDKENGGKADALNVGVNISSGDYIVCIDVDCILEQDAILKLAKPFLEQTDKRVIACGGVIRLANNCNVVNGSVVDVNLPKSRLGRTQALEYIRAFILGRMAWSRASGLILISGAFGAFDREIVLACGGYDRNTVGEDMELVVRMRRYMEEQKQAYEVVNIPDPLCWTEVPESKEVLRKQRNRWMRGTMETLWKHRKLMFNPKYGRFGMVSMPYWFFFEFLGPIVEFTGYIVFIIFFILGIINWPFFFALFALVIASGILYSIYAILVDLVSHQVYSKKRDLSTLITTAILEPLYFHPIVVKAGVQGVVDYFRKQHGWGEMTRQGFQQKDANESVWKYLGQRLNLSLQSLGPVMLVVFALYMLSVGVEWWWYGRRFVQLSESHAGKYLFLDNTLFIFQALACLGIGYLLLQFISSFWTRLLMVISFSFIVVMQFILFLYFGESRNLLGADMFYYSSEEMKQILEASGMLSFTNIALLLLLIVISWVPLWIANKQTFKKPYASIALLSLGIISFFISSASLLGGRAEKDEFVANASRSKWRYFFDSNLSNYVDEHPGMLAMFSKDGDDAKVLDTKFPFLKKEDTKDFLGTYMQKTAKVPNLVILVIEGLGHAYSAENGYIGNFTPFIGTLKQQSLYWDNNMSSSGRTFSVLPTITGSLPFATHGFLEQDTLPDNFNLFNILKSNGFNTGFFYGGHSNFDFMKKFMDYNKIDMLMDQAAFGPPYKKLPEKGGESWGYEDQAVFSKLLEVQKVQEHPYFHVLLTLSTHNPFLINNAAHYEQLCDQRIATLNLTPEQKKWALENRTQLVSVLNLDDAMEQFFKEYKKRPDFANTIFVITGDHAMPEIPLQSKIDRYHVPLLIYSPLLKEPKTFHNFVSHFDVAPSILAYYRENFGLKTPTQVTWIGQGLDKGASAQGDGIAMMQSKNQLNDFVKGSYHLSDGQLYKLDGVLNEDAAADNAKEELSKRFELFKRKNKLFYTQKRLLPDSVYTNYFSRTKKN; encoded by the coding sequence ATGTTAGAGTTTTCCCATATCGTATACGAAATTATAGTTTGGTTATTTTTGCTTTATTCGGCAGCAGTATTCATTATCTATACGTGGATAGGGCTATACGCTTATGGAGCGGTGTTTCGTTACAAACACAATAATACGTTTACGGATTATAGTATTATTGCGACCAACCCCAACGCGCCTACATTCAGTCTGATTGCTCCAGCCTACAACGAGGGGATGACCATCGTTGAAAATGTACGTTCTTTATTGTCGCTATATTATCATAATCTGGAAATTATCATCGTCAATGATGGTAGTAAAGACGACTCAATTTTGAAATTGATCGCCTCTTATGAACTTGAACCAACGTCTTTTTTTGTTCAGGGAAATATTGAGACCAAGGATATAAGGGGAATCTATAAGAGCAAAAATCCAGCATTTAAGAAGCTGACTGTTGTTGACAAGGAAAATGGCGGTAAGGCTGATGCGCTCAACGTCGGCGTTAATATTTCTTCTGGAGATTATATCGTCTGTATTGATGTAGATTGTATTTTGGAACAGGATGCTATTCTAAAATTAGCAAAGCCATTTTTGGAACAGACCGACAAACGCGTTATAGCCTGCGGCGGAGTTATACGTTTGGCCAATAACTGTAATGTCGTGAATGGTTCTGTCGTGGACGTTAATCTTCCAAAATCACGGTTGGGGCGTACGCAGGCCTTAGAGTACATCCGTGCTTTTATTTTAGGTCGAATGGCTTGGTCAAGGGCTTCGGGTTTAATTCTTATTTCCGGGGCATTTGGCGCTTTTGACCGGGAGATCGTATTGGCTTGTGGGGGGTATGACCGAAATACGGTAGGAGAAGATATGGAGCTTGTTGTTCGTATGCGCCGTTATATGGAGGAGCAAAAGCAAGCCTACGAGGTGGTCAACATTCCTGATCCATTGTGCTGGACCGAAGTACCCGAGTCAAAAGAAGTATTACGTAAACAGCGTAATCGTTGGATGCGGGGCACAATGGAGACCTTATGGAAACATCGGAAGCTCATGTTCAATCCGAAATATGGCCGTTTTGGTATGGTCAGTATGCCTTATTGGTTTTTCTTTGAATTCCTGGGGCCCATTGTCGAATTTACCGGCTATATAGTTTTTATAATCTTCTTTATTCTGGGCATCATCAACTGGCCATTTTTCTTTGCGCTATTTGCATTGGTGATTGCTTCCGGAATTTTATATTCGATCTATGCAATCTTGGTTGATCTTGTTAGCCATCAGGTTTATTCTAAGAAAAGAGATCTCTCCACGCTAATTACTACGGCGATATTAGAACCTTTATACTTTCATCCCATTGTTGTTAAAGCTGGAGTACAGGGGGTTGTTGATTATTTTCGGAAGCAGCATGGCTGGGGAGAAATGACGCGACAAGGCTTTCAACAAAAAGATGCGAATGAGTCGGTTTGGAAATACCTCGGTCAGCGATTAAATCTGTCGTTACAGAGCTTAGGGCCTGTTATGTTGGTGGTCTTTGCGCTGTATATGTTATCCGTTGGAGTAGAATGGTGGTGGTACGGTCGTCGATTTGTTCAGCTTTCGGAGTCACATGCCGGGAAGTACCTGTTTTTGGATAACACCCTGTTCATCTTTCAAGCCTTGGCCTGTTTGGGAATCGGCTATTTATTGCTTCAGTTCATAAGCAGTTTTTGGACGAGACTTCTTATGGTCATATCGTTCTCGTTTATTGTCGTTATGCAATTCATCTTGTTTCTGTATTTTGGCGAATCCAGAAATTTGCTTGGAGCTGATATGTTCTATTATAGTTCGGAAGAGATGAAGCAAATTTTGGAGGCTAGCGGTATGTTGAGTTTTACCAATATTGCTTTACTTTTATTATTGATCGTAATTTCTTGGGTTCCCCTTTGGATTGCCAATAAACAGACATTCAAAAAGCCCTATGCTAGTATTGCACTGTTATCTTTGGGGATCATATCGTTTTTCATCTCCTCGGCTTCGCTTTTGGGAGGTCGCGCCGAAAAAGATGAATTCGTAGCCAATGCAAGCCGGAGTAAATGGCGTTATTTTTTCGACTCCAATTTATCCAATTACGTGGATGAACACCCGGGGATGCTCGCGATGTTCAGTAAAGACGGCGATGATGCAAAAGTATTAGATACTAAATTTCCTTTTTTGAAAAAAGAGGACACGAAAGATTTCCTGGGGACATACATGCAAAAAACAGCGAAAGTACCCAATTTGGTCATTCTTGTTATCGAGGGTTTAGGACATGCCTATAGTGCTGAAAATGGTTATATTGGCAACTTTACACCTTTTATAGGTACATTGAAGCAACAGTCTTTGTATTGGGATAATAATATGAGTTCCTCAGGTCGGACATTTTCCGTTTTACCGACCATAACAGGTTCGTTGCCTTTTGCGACACATGGATTCCTGGAACAAGACACCTTGCCAGACAACTTCAATCTCTTTAATATTCTGAAGAGCAATGGATTCAATACTGGATTTTTCTATGGTGGTCATTCTAATTTTGATTTCATGAAAAAGTTCATGGATTATAATAAAATAGATATGCTCATGGACCAAGCGGCATTTGGACCTCCCTATAAAAAATTGCCCGAAAAGGGTGGGGAGAGCTGGGGATATGAAGATCAAGCTGTCTTTAGCAAACTTCTTGAAGTGCAGAAAGTACAGGAACACCCTTATTTCCATGTGCTTTTAACGCTATCAACCCATAATCCGTTTTTGATCAATAATGCGGCTCATTATGAGCAATTGTGTGATCAACGTATAGCAACATTGAACCTTACACCGGAACAAAAAAAGTGGGCTTTGGAAAACCGTACCCAACTTGTTTCGGTACTGAATTTGGATGATGCGATGGAGCAGTTCTTTAAAGAATATAAAAAGAGACCAGATTTTGCAAATACTATTTTTGTCATAACTGGAGACCACGCGATGCCTGAGATACCCTTACAAAGCAAAATCGATCGTTATCATGTTCCCTTGTTGATTTATTCACCACTTTTAAAAGAGCCAAAGACTTTTCATAATTTTGTTAGCCATTTTGATGTCGCGCCTTCTATATTGGCCTACTATCGCGAGAATTTTGGGCTTAAAACGCCTACCCAGGTTACATGGATCGGTCAGGGGCTCGATAAGGGTGCATCGGCACAGGGTGATGGTATAGCCATGATGCAGAGTAAAAATCAATTGAATGATTTTGTGAAAGGCAGTTACCATCTTTCCGATGGACAACTGTATAAACTGGATGGTGTGCTCAATGAAGATGCCGCCGCGGATAATGCGAAAGAAGAATTGTCCAAGCGCTTTGAATTATTTAAGCGCAAGAACAAACTTTTTTATACGCAAAAGCGACTTCTTCCGGATAGTGTTTATACAAATTACTTTAGTCGAACAAAGAAGAACTAG
- a CDS encoding response regulator: MANNVFPENELRRIEKLKSYELMGLGKDPELDVFAQAACLITDCPAALIAMMEEETQRIQSCVGMELDTVERKNTVCQYTIMSKEVLVIKDTFEDPRSSSNPLIREGNIRFYAGVPLLDDDGDALGTICVIDFHPKKLSDKQKDSLEELGKAVTKILLGKKRKVQAGYFSEIFHLTNNIICVLDETRKVKEVNPAFSKVLGLSRSNSLGKSIFTLLGDTERELVSDLGRVEETKYGVQSTSRTKTENGQVVEIEWHFKYDPINHDILAFGRNVTKEREEKLKLENSERRFRSFFENAIGLMSMHDLDGNILSVNEKGREVLRYAKEEVKGLNLKKLVPSHHVGLVEEYLKRIASNKEDSGMMVLQTKDGEDISWLYHNMLETDENGRSYVVSTALNMTDRLRLENDLLHTKQILEQTNAVAQVGGWEVNLVENKVYWSESTKLIHGVASDFTPDFEHAIGFYEPESQVILRGIFEDAITSRTHYDTELRLLKQNGESIWVRVKGIPEFENDVCKRVFGIIQDIDQSKSLFLELERKESMLRAFVDYVPASVAMFDRDFNYISVSNQWLEDFHEGVSLPPSSNFFNLFPNIPENRKKIYLDALEGIPYKNTDEVIQAGGLAEAQHFNWEVRPWHLADGSIGGIIIFTQNITDSVKINDELKLAKELADLASRAKSEFLANMSHEIRTPLNGVIGFSDLLLKTPLNDTQVQYLGYINESGNSLLNIINDILDFSKIESGKLELFVDKYNVYDVANQVINVVLYQAQRKDVELLLNIEQGLPAFVWIDEARIKQVLVNLLGNAVKFTEKGEIEFKISKLRNDENKLTLRFAVRDTGIGIPPEKQQRIFDAFTQEDSSVSKRYGGTGLGLTISNNLLKYMGSKLNLESELGVGSTFYFDIEVRCEEMEDEDTALPLNRVLVVDDNANNRIILQHMLAYKNVESVLAENGMEALQLLMKGERFDVILMDYHMPILSGLETIEKIKELFKKQEEGIPLIVLHTSSEEHEVISAFRQEERSFCLLKPIKSEELYSTLRRAIQQNREDAAQLKANANLSLSSDSYGQDVQVLLADDNAVNMALNLRMMASIMPGAHLTEVSDGAQAIQACKEKQFDFILMDVQMPEVDGIEATKQIRQMAAYAETPIIGVTAGNISGEKERCLDAGMSDFLAKPIRQQDLFKALEKAMLSVKPSAAEASDLEDLDEHLDMQRLEEQAGDDPAFLTFFLDLVVREITGSRKQLKEAIDTNDIVRIKELLHKLRGTSSTAGLIKLAQMTKDLETSPTIETDLAIAFVAIEQEMDIGLELIAKILNK, from the coding sequence ATGGCAAATAATGTTTTTCCTGAAAATGAGTTAAGAAGGATAGAAAAATTAAAGTCCTATGAGTTAATGGGACTCGGGAAAGACCCTGAGCTGGATGTTTTTGCGCAGGCAGCCTGTCTGATTACAGATTGCCCTGCAGCTTTAATTGCCATGATGGAAGAAGAAACACAACGTATTCAAAGTTGTGTTGGGATGGAGCTGGATACCGTTGAAAGGAAGAATACGGTCTGTCAATATACCATAATGAGCAAGGAGGTCCTTGTTATTAAAGATACTTTTGAAGATCCACGCTCGTCTTCCAATCCATTAATTCGCGAAGGAAATATTCGTTTTTATGCCGGAGTTCCTCTTTTGGATGATGATGGCGATGCTCTTGGAACAATCTGTGTCATTGATTTCCATCCGAAAAAGCTTTCGGATAAGCAAAAAGACTCATTGGAGGAGCTAGGTAAGGCGGTGACCAAAATATTATTGGGAAAAAAACGAAAAGTACAGGCTGGTTATTTTTCCGAAATTTTTCACTTGACGAACAATATTATTTGTGTATTGGATGAGACGCGCAAGGTAAAAGAAGTTAACCCTGCATTTAGTAAAGTCTTGGGATTGTCCAGATCGAATAGTTTAGGCAAATCTATTTTTACATTATTGGGGGACACTGAAAGGGAGTTAGTGTCGGACTTAGGTCGAGTTGAGGAAACAAAGTACGGCGTTCAATCTACGAGTAGGACTAAAACAGAAAATGGTCAAGTTGTCGAAATTGAATGGCATTTCAAATATGATCCGATAAATCATGATATTCTGGCCTTTGGCAGAAACGTAACAAAAGAACGCGAAGAAAAACTCAAGTTGGAGAATTCCGAACGTAGATTTCGTAGCTTTTTTGAAAATGCGATTGGCCTCATGAGTATGCATGATTTGGACGGTAATATTCTATCCGTCAATGAAAAAGGAAGAGAGGTGTTGCGGTATGCCAAAGAAGAGGTAAAAGGACTTAACCTCAAGAAATTGGTTCCGTCTCATCATGTGGGTCTGGTTGAAGAATATCTCAAGCGCATTGCCAGCAATAAAGAGGATTCTGGAATGATGGTTCTCCAAACAAAAGATGGTGAAGATATTTCTTGGCTATACCACAATATGTTGGAAACGGATGAAAATGGGCGATCTTATGTTGTCAGTACAGCCTTGAATATGACGGATCGATTGCGACTTGAAAATGATCTTTTGCATACCAAACAGATCCTGGAGCAGACCAATGCTGTCGCTCAGGTTGGCGGATGGGAGGTCAACTTAGTTGAAAACAAGGTCTATTGGTCCGAGTCCACGAAGCTAATTCATGGTGTGGCTTCTGATTTTACACCTGATTTTGAACATGCAATCGGATTTTATGAGCCGGAAAGCCAGGTTATTTTGCGTGGAATTTTTGAAGATGCCATTACATCAAGAACACATTACGATACGGAATTGCGCCTATTAAAGCAAAATGGTGAATCAATTTGGGTACGGGTAAAGGGTATTCCAGAATTTGAAAACGATGTGTGTAAACGTGTTTTTGGAATTATTCAGGATATCGATCAAAGTAAATCGCTATTCTTGGAGCTGGAACGCAAAGAATCGATGTTACGTGCGTTTGTGGATTATGTTCCTGCTTCGGTTGCTATGTTTGACCGAGACTTTAACTATATTTCGGTCAGTAATCAATGGTTAGAAGATTTTCACGAAGGGGTAAGCTTGCCGCCAAGTAGTAACTTTTTCAATCTGTTTCCAAATATCCCAGAAAATAGAAAAAAAATCTACCTTGATGCGCTGGAGGGAATACCTTATAAGAATACGGATGAGGTCATACAGGCTGGCGGACTTGCCGAAGCGCAACATTTCAATTGGGAGGTAAGACCTTGGCATCTTGCTGATGGAAGTATAGGTGGGATCATTATTTTTACACAAAATATCACGGATTCGGTAAAAATAAATGATGAATTAAAGTTAGCGAAGGAACTGGCCGATCTGGCGAGTAGAGCAAAGTCCGAATTCCTCGCCAATATGAGTCACGAAATTCGAACGCCTTTAAACGGTGTGATCGGATTCTCCGATTTGTTGTTAAAAACACCATTAAATGATACACAGGTCCAATACCTCGGCTATATCAATGAATCAGGAAATAGCTTACTCAATATTATTAATGACATTTTAGACTTTTCAAAAATTGAATCGGGTAAACTCGAACTATTTGTTGATAAGTATAACGTATATGATGTAGCCAATCAGGTTATTAATGTTGTTCTCTATCAAGCACAACGAAAAGATGTCGAACTGCTTTTGAATATTGAGCAGGGACTGCCAGCTTTTGTTTGGATTGATGAGGCACGTATTAAGCAAGTGCTGGTGAATTTATTAGGTAATGCAGTTAAGTTTACGGAAAAAGGCGAAATCGAATTTAAGATCAGTAAACTTCGCAATGATGAGAATAAATTAACCTTACGTTTTGCGGTTAGAGATACGGGGATAGGAATTCCGCCAGAGAAGCAACAACGCATCTTTGATGCCTTTACGCAAGAAGATAGCTCGGTAAGTAAACGATATGGGGGCACGGGACTCGGTTTGACAATCTCCAACAACCTCTTGAAATACATGGGGAGTAAATTGAATCTGGAAAGCGAACTGGGTGTCGGGTCGACGTTCTATTTTGATATCGAGGTCCGATGTGAAGAAATGGAGGATGAAGATACAGCTTTACCTTTAAATCGTGTCCTCGTTGTCGATGACAACGCTAATAATCGGATCATCCTGCAACATATGCTGGCCTATAAGAACGTCGAATCTGTCCTCGCAGAAAACGGCATGGAAGCCTTACAGTTACTGATGAAAGGGGAACGTTTCGATGTTATTTTAATGGACTACCACATGCCGATCTTATCGGGACTCGAAACGATAGAAAAAATCAAAGAACTCTTTAAAAAACAGGAAGAAGGTATCCCTTTGATCGTGTTGCACACTTCGTCTGAAGAGCATGAGGTAATTTCAGCATTTAGACAAGAGGAGCGGTCATTCTGTCTACTTAAGCCGATTAAATCTGAGGAGTTGTATTCGACTTTAAGAAGGGCGATACAACAAAATAGGGAGGATGCCGCGCAATTAAAGGCGAATGCAAACTTATCGTTATCATCGGATTCGTACGGTCAAGACGTTCAGGTGTTGTTGGCAGACGACAATGCCGTTAATATGGCCCTTAATTTACGCATGATGGCAAGCATAATGCCTGGAGCACATTTAACCGAAGTTTCTGATGGAGCACAAGCCATTCAAGCTTGCAAAGAAAAACAATTTGATTTTATTTTGATGGATGTTCAGATGCCCGAAGTCGATGGGATCGAAGCAACCAAACAGATCCGGCAAATGGCAGCTTATGCTGAAACACCCATTATCGGTGTTACTGCAGGTAATATTTCTGGCGAAAAGGAACGCTGTCTCGATGCGGGGATGTCGGACTTTCTCGCTAAACCTATTCGACAACAGGATTTGTTTAAGGCCCTGGAAAAGGCGATGTTATCGGTAAAACCTAGTGCTGCCGAAGCTTCGGATCTAGAGGATTTGGATGAGCATTTGGATATGCAGCGCCTGGAAGAACAGGCCGGTGATGATCCTGCATTTTTAACCTTTTTTCTGGATTTGGTCGTCCGGGAAATAACGGGGTCTAGAAAGCAGTTAAAGGAGGCAATTGATACAAACGATATTGTACGCATCAAAGAACTCCTTCATAAGTTGCGGGGAACTTCATCGACAGCCGGACTTATCAAGTTGGCTCAGATGACCAAAGACTTGGAGACCAGCCCAACAATTGAAACAGACCTTGCGATCGCTTTTGTGGCAATCGAACAAGAAATGGATATAGGATTGGAATTAATTGCAAAAATCTTAAATAAATAA
- a CDS encoding HesA/MoeB/ThiF family protein, with protein sequence MKKDNIFDRYSRQIFIEEIGVAGQRKIMDAKVLVVGAGGLGSPVVQYLAAAGIGKLGLVDFDRVEIHNLNRQIIHSENNINQAKTESAAAYIRQHNSTIDFEPIQVKIDADNALAMLAPYHIIVDCCDNFTTRYLLNQTCLQLDKPLVYGSIYGFEGQLAVFNYQGSKNLLDIFPTPPDPEQVPNCDKNGVLGPLPGIIGSMMAMQVLKIVTGLPVDSNQLTVVDTFHWRFSKLLF encoded by the coding sequence ATGAAAAAAGATAACATTTTTGATCGCTATAGCAGACAGATTTTTATCGAAGAGATTGGCGTTGCCGGACAACGGAAGATTATGGATGCCAAGGTATTGGTCGTCGGTGCAGGCGGACTCGGGAGCCCTGTCGTTCAATATTTAGCCGCGGCCGGTATAGGCAAACTTGGGTTGGTTGATTTTGACCGGGTTGAAATCCACAATCTTAATAGACAGATCATTCATTCCGAAAATAATATAAACCAAGCAAAAACAGAAAGTGCCGCAGCCTATATACGACAGCACAATAGCACAATTGATTTTGAACCCATTCAGGTAAAAATAGATGCTGACAACGCGCTAGCAATGCTCGCTCCCTATCATATTATTGTCGATTGCTGTGATAACTTTACGACGCGATACCTGCTTAATCAGACCTGCCTACAACTCGATAAACCTTTGGTATACGGCAGCATCTATGGTTTTGAAGGGCAGCTGGCTGTCTTTAACTATCAGGGTAGTAAAAACCTATTGGATATCTTTCCAACGCCCCCCGATCCGGAGCAGGTTCCAAATTGCGATAAAAATGGTGTGCTGGGCCCCTTGCCCGGTATTATCGGCAGCATGATGGCGATGCAGGTACTTAAAATAGTAACCGGATTACCCGTAGATAGCAACCAGTTAACGGTTGTTGACACATTTCATTGGCGTTTTTCGAAACTCCTATTCTAA
- a CDS encoding YaiO family outer membrane beta-barrel protein — MKKVIYPLLSLSLLPLFSIAQETKLTADDLFVKARKVAFDSKDYPQAIQLSKQALLQAPDYTDISIFLGRLYTWSDKIDSARTIFTELDKKNTSDEDFFLAYASLEYWNDQTDKAIAITDKGLSIHPQSQDLLLLKGKISYGNDHYEAAEKAINSLLAINPKNTEARALAKNIEEYTAKNAIGLTYNFVYFDKQFDHNWHIVGLSYKRATPIGSVIFRTNYANKFAENGVQFEMEAYPRLSKIFYLYVGAGYSNNVGIFAKYRTGVSVYANLPNSFEGEIGYRQLYFSDNIWMYTASVGKYYQNFWFNLRTYLTPGEKNISQSYTGTVRYYTKGANDYFGFSAGTGLSPEENRNNLLDNASYKLKTFKVGAEYNFSVKQSNLFSISGTYYNQEFRPKERGNQLDIILGYIRKF, encoded by the coding sequence ATGAAAAAAGTAATTTATCCATTACTCTCCCTCTCTTTATTACCCTTATTTTCTATCGCGCAAGAGACGAAACTCACCGCTGATGATCTCTTTGTAAAAGCACGAAAGGTAGCTTTTGATTCAAAAGATTATCCGCAAGCCATTCAATTATCTAAACAGGCCCTACTTCAAGCACCAGATTACACAGATATTAGCATTTTTCTCGGACGCCTTTATACCTGGTCGGATAAGATTGATTCGGCACGAACCATCTTTACAGAACTGGATAAAAAGAATACAAGTGATGAAGATTTCTTTTTGGCCTACGCCTCATTGGAATACTGGAATGATCAGACCGACAAAGCTATTGCAATTACGGACAAAGGGCTTAGTATACATCCGCAGTCTCAGGATCTACTGCTGTTAAAAGGCAAAATAAGTTATGGCAATGATCATTATGAGGCTGCCGAAAAGGCAATTAATAGTTTATTGGCAATAAATCCTAAAAATACGGAAGCAAGAGCGCTGGCAAAAAATATTGAAGAATATACGGCTAAAAATGCAATCGGTCTAACGTACAATTTTGTCTACTTTGACAAACAGTTTGATCATAATTGGCACATTGTTGGATTAAGTTATAAACGGGCAACACCAATAGGATCCGTTATTTTCAGAACGAACTATGCGAATAAATTTGCAGAAAATGGCGTCCAATTTGAGATGGAGGCTTATCCGCGGCTTTCAAAGATATTCTACCTATATGTCGGTGCTGGATACTCCAATAATGTGGGCATTTTTGCGAAATATAGAACTGGTGTTTCTGTCTATGCCAATCTTCCGAACAGCTTTGAGGGGGAAATCGGATATCGTCAGCTTTATTTTAGTGACAACATCTGGATGTACACGGCTTCAGTCGGAAAATATTACCAAAACTTTTGGTTCAATCTGAGGACTTACCTTACACCGGGCGAAAAGAATATTTCCCAATCCTATACCGGAACAGTCCGCTATTATACAAAAGGAGCAAATGATTACTTCGGATTTAGTGCCGGAACGGGTCTGAGCCCCGAGGAAAACCGAAATAATCTATTGGACAACGCTTCCTATAAATTAAAAACATTCAAAGTAGGTGCCGAGTATAATTTCTCCGTTAAGCAAAGTAACCTATTTTCAATTTCGGGCACCTATTATAACCAAGAATTCAGGCCAAAAGAAAGAGGAAATCAATTGGACATCATCCTTGGTTATATTCGAAAATTCTAG